One Syntrophales bacterium genomic region harbors:
- the rpmF gene encoding 50S ribosomal protein L32 — protein MPNPVKRHSKTRRNKRRSHDFLTPPLPSSCPQCYEPKLPHRACPHCGTYKGREVIPLEKIS, from the coding sequence ATGCCCAATCCTGTTAAAAGACATTCAAAAACAAGGAGAAACAAGCGGAGATCTCATGATTTTCTTACACCTCCTTTGCCTTCTTCATGTCCACAGTGTTATGAACCCAAGTTACCCCATCGTGCCTGTCCACACTGTGGAACTTACAAGGGGCGGGAGGTGATCCCGCTCGAAAAAATCTCCTAA
- the rlmN gene encoding 23S rRNA (adenine(2503)-C(2))-methyltransferase RlmN, whose translation MDKPNLKDLSLAEIEVFIASLGKEKYRAKQIVKWLYQHGATTFGEMTSLAGDFRTRLSEIARIGQPEIVKIQTSQDGTKKILFKLEDGLFIESVLIPGKNHWTVCVSTQAGCRMACSFCLTGKHGFRRNLLPSEITGQITMLRFNMPEGKDIKNIVMMGMGEPLDNYENTLKALGIITSELGPVFSQRRVTISTCGLTPMIRRLGKDICVNLAVSLNAPDNETRSLLMPINRKYPLEGLLKACRDYPMPRRRMLTFEYVLIKSINASTHDAERLSHLLRGIRCKLNLIPLNEFPHSPFKTPSEENVNTFREIMIKHHYTAIIRASKGSDILAACGQLSGQVY comes from the coding sequence ATGGATAAGCCGAACCTGAAAGATCTGTCTCTCGCAGAGATCGAGGTATTTATCGCCTCCCTCGGCAAGGAGAAATACAGGGCAAAACAGATCGTGAAATGGCTCTACCAACATGGGGCCACCACCTTCGGGGAAATGACCAGCCTTGCCGGGGATTTCAGAACCAGACTCAGCGAGATTGCCAGGATCGGCCAACCGGAAATCGTAAAGATCCAGACCTCCCAGGACGGTACCAAGAAGATCCTCTTTAAGTTAGAGGATGGTCTCTTTATCGAAAGCGTCCTCATTCCCGGAAAGAACCACTGGACGGTCTGCGTTTCCACCCAGGCCGGATGCAGGATGGCCTGCAGTTTCTGCCTGACGGGTAAGCATGGTTTCCGGAGAAATCTCCTCCCTTCCGAAATAACGGGACAGATCACCATGCTCCGGTTCAACATGCCGGAGGGAAAAGACATCAAGAATATCGTGATGATGGGGATGGGGGAGCCTCTGGACAATTATGAAAATACCTTGAAGGCGCTCGGGATAATCACCTCCGAACTGGGACCGGTATTTTCTCAGAGGAGGGTTACCATATCCACCTGTGGCCTTACTCCGATGATCCGGAGGTTGGGAAAGGATATCTGCGTCAATCTCGCCGTCTCCCTCAACGCCCCGGACAATGAAACGAGAAGTCTTCTTATGCCGATAAACAGGAAATACCCCCTGGAAGGACTGCTTAAGGCCTGTCGGGACTATCCCATGCCCAGGCGAAGGATGCTTACCTTTGAATATGTCCTGATCAAAAGCATCAATGCCTCTACTCATGATGCGGAAAGACTCTCCCACCTCCTCAGGGGTATCCGCTGCAAGTTAAACCTTATTCCTCTTAACGAATTCCCCCACTCACCCTTCAAAACCCCGTCCGAAGAAAACGTAAATACCTTTCGGGAAATCATGATTAAACACCATTACACGGCAATCATTCGCGCCAGCAAAGGGAGCGACATTCTCGCCGCCTGCGGCCAGTTAAGTGGCCAGGTTTACTAA
- the acpP gene encoding acyl carrier protein, translating to MTLEEKVIDVIMEQLDVSREECVPAASFQDDLGADSLDLVELIMEMEENFGLEIADDELEKIRTIQDVIDFLRSKGIS from the coding sequence ATGACTCTTGAAGAAAAGGTCATAGATGTTATTATGGAACAACTGGATGTCTCAAGGGAAGAATGTGTACCGGCAGCATCCTTTCAAGATGATCTGGGGGCCGATTCCCTCGATCTCGTCGAACTGATCATGGAAATGGAAGAAAATTTCGGGTTAGAGATTGCCGATGATGAACTGGAAAAGATCAGAACCATCCAGGATGTAATTGACTTTCTCAGGAGTAAGGGTATATCTTAA
- a CDS encoding NADP-dependent isocitrate dehydrogenase has product MPGKIKVKSTIVEIGGDEMARVMWGMVKEKLLLHHLDMKIAYYDLHIRHRDETSDQVTADAAKAIMRYGVGVKCATITPNGDRVREYGLKKPWKSPNATIREMLDGTVFRKPILVKNIRPSVSTWKRPITIGRHAYGDVYANTEMRITGAGKAEIIFTPAGGGKPIRQTIKEFTGPGIIQGIHNTDESIESFARACFTFALDQKIDLWFSAKDTISKTYDARFRDIFATEYEKNWRAKFQEAGTSYFFTLIDDAVARIMKSEGGILWALKNYDGDVMSDMIAGACGSLAMMTSVLVSPHGYFEYEAAHGTVQKHYYRYRKGEETSTNSMAIIFAWSGCLRKRGELDGTPEVVSFADKLEEAARETVETGAMTGDLILVADKSPNNKKVDTEAFIDAVAGCLQKKLNG; this is encoded by the coding sequence ATGCCGGGAAAAATAAAGGTAAAATCCACCATCGTCGAGATCGGCGGTGACGAGATGGCAAGGGTCATGTGGGGAATGGTGAAGGAGAAACTGCTCCTTCACCATCTGGACATGAAGATCGCATATTACGACCTTCATATAAGGCACCGTGATGAGACTTCCGACCAGGTCACAGCCGATGCGGCAAAGGCAATCATGAGGTATGGCGTAGGCGTCAAGTGTGCGACGATCACCCCCAACGGAGATCGCGTCAGAGAGTACGGTTTGAAGAAACCATGGAAGAGTCCCAATGCGACGATCAGGGAGATGCTTGACGGGACGGTGTTCAGGAAACCGATCCTCGTAAAAAATATCCGGCCTTCCGTATCCACCTGGAAGAGGCCGATCACCATAGGACGACATGCCTACGGTGATGTATACGCCAATACGGAGATGCGGATAACAGGGGCAGGAAAAGCAGAGATCATCTTCACCCCCGCCGGCGGCGGTAAACCGATCAGGCAAACGATCAAAGAATTCACAGGGCCGGGAATTATTCAGGGCATCCACAATACAGATGAATCCATAGAGAGTTTTGCCAGGGCCTGCTTCACCTTTGCCCTTGATCAGAAGATTGACCTATGGTTCAGCGCCAAGGATACCATCTCCAAGACCTACGATGCCCGCTTCCGAGATATATTTGCCACAGAGTACGAAAAAAACTGGAGAGCAAAATTTCAGGAAGCGGGAACCTCTTACTTTTTCACCCTCATTGACGATGCCGTGGCCAGGATCATGAAGTCAGAGGGGGGGATCCTCTGGGCACTTAAAAACTATGACGGCGACGTGATGTCCGATATGATTGCGGGAGCCTGCGGGAGCCTGGCCATGATGACCTCTGTTCTGGTTTCTCCCCACGGGTATTTCGAGTACGAGGCCGCCCATGGCACGGTTCAGAAACACTACTACAGATACAGGAAAGGAGAAGAAACCTCTACCAACTCCATGGCGATTATCTTTGCCTGGTCAGGGTGTCTTCGCAAGCGTGGTGAACTGGATGGAACGCCTGAAGTTGTTTCTTTTGCCGACAAATTAGAAGAGGCGGCCAGGGAGACCGTGGAGACGGGCGCCATGACCGGTGACCTTATCCTCGTGGCCGACAAAAGCCCCAACAATAAAAAAGTGGATACGGAAGCATTTATTGATGCCGTTGCCGGCTGCCTGCAAAAGAAGCTGAATGGATAA
- a CDS encoding nicotinate phosphoribosyltransferase: protein MKMNPLVSPLLTDLYQLTMLQGYVKAGMYEEAVFEFFVRSLPEGRSFLVAAGLETFLDFLEGMHFSEAELQYLADTGRFSRDLVDYLSTFRFSGDVYAMPEGTVFFANEPIIRVIAPMPEAQLIETRLINLVHFETLIASKAARCTLAAAGRATLVDFGLRRAHGAEAGLLAARATYLAGFVSTSTVLAEPLFGIPISGTMAHSFVEAHEDEGNAFLSFAEANPDNAIFLIDTYDTRRGAEKAIEAAGKLTEEGIRVRAVRIDSGDLLTLSKDVRQILDRSGFKDIQIFVSGNLDEYAIRDLLSQGAPIDGFGVGTKLDTSADAPYLDCAYKLMEYAGKPRFKKSRGKATLPGRKEVFRQLENGKMTRDIVTIEGDAVEGNPLLEKVMSKGRRISQSRDLKKIAAYLREQLKLLPPHLYALETTPLYPVEISPALSRLKEEAERMLGMKV, encoded by the coding sequence ATGAAAATGAATCCACTGGTCAGTCCTCTTCTGACAGACCTCTACCAGCTCACCATGTTGCAGGGATACGTGAAAGCAGGGATGTATGAGGAGGCGGTCTTCGAATTTTTCGTCCGCAGCCTGCCGGAAGGCCGCAGTTTCCTTGTGGCTGCTGGTCTGGAGACATTTCTTGACTTTTTAGAAGGCATGCACTTTTCTGAAGCGGAACTACAATACCTTGCCGACACCGGTAGGTTCTCCCGGGATCTTGTTGATTACCTCTCCACATTCCGCTTTAGCGGTGATGTATACGCTATGCCGGAAGGGACGGTCTTTTTTGCCAACGAACCCATAATCCGTGTCATTGCCCCGATGCCAGAGGCACAGCTCATCGAGACCCGCCTGATTAATCTCGTCCATTTCGAGACCCTTATTGCAAGTAAAGCGGCACGTTGCACACTCGCTGCCGCCGGTAGAGCTACCCTTGTTGATTTTGGTCTCCGGCGGGCACACGGGGCTGAGGCCGGGCTCCTGGCGGCCCGTGCCACCTATCTTGCCGGATTTGTCTCTACATCAACCGTTCTGGCAGAACCCCTGTTCGGAATTCCCATCTCCGGGACGATGGCCCATTCCTTTGTCGAGGCCCACGAAGACGAAGGAAATGCCTTTCTGAGCTTTGCCGAAGCCAATCCGGATAATGCAATCTTCCTAATTGATACATACGATACCCGAAGGGGTGCGGAAAAGGCGATCGAGGCAGCAGGAAAGCTAACAGAAGAGGGGATCCGGGTGCGTGCGGTACGTATTGACAGTGGTGACCTGCTTACCCTGTCAAAGGATGTCCGTCAGATCCTGGATCGCAGTGGTTTTAAGGATATCCAGATCTTCGTCAGCGGCAATCTCGACGAATACGCGATTCGCGATCTGCTCTCTCAGGGGGCGCCCATTGACGGCTTCGGCGTGGGAACGAAACTGGACACCTCGGCAGATGCCCCATATCTCGATTGTGCTTACAAGCTTATGGAATATGCAGGCAAACCCAGATTCAAGAAGTCACGGGGGAAAGCCACCCTCCCTGGACGCAAGGAGGTCTTCCGCCAGCTTGAAAACGGGAAAATGACAAGGGACATCGTGACCATTGAAGGGGACGCAGTGGAAGGCAATCCTCTCTTAGAAAAGGTGATGTCAAAAGGCCGGAGGATCTCACAATCCCGGGATTTAAAAAAAATCGCCGCTTATCTGCGCGAGCAATTGAAATTGCTTCCCCCACATCTTTATGCCCTGGAGACAACACCGCTCTACCCTGTTGAGATTTCTCCAGCATTATCCAGACTGAAAGAGGAAGCTGAACGTATGCTTGGCATGAAAGTTTAA
- the fabG gene encoding 3-oxoacyl-[acyl-carrier-protein] reductase — translation MRLSGKIALITGGSRGIGRAVAIKLAEDGAFIYINYLRNESAAIETLRMAKEGGGEGKTCPFDVSNFEATRNTVGNIVKEKGRIDILINNAGISLDGLMARMKEEDWDRLSNTNLKGVFNCCQAVTKYMMKQRWGRIVNITSVAAEAGNAGQVAYSASKAGVIGLSKSLARELGGRNICVNAVSPGFIETDMTAFLSDEKRQKVKNQIPLARLGTPEDVTGAVAFLVSEEANYITGQVIRVNGGLYM, via the coding sequence ATGAGACTCTCAGGGAAAATAGCCCTTATCACAGGCGGTTCGAGGGGGATCGGTCGTGCCGTCGCCATTAAACTTGCGGAGGATGGCGCCTTCATATATATAAATTATCTCCGGAACGAATCAGCCGCCATCGAGACCCTGCGAATGGCAAAGGAAGGGGGCGGGGAAGGCAAGACATGTCCTTTTGATGTATCAAATTTTGAGGCAACACGTAACACTGTCGGAAATATCGTAAAGGAAAAAGGCAGGATAGACATCCTGATTAACAATGCAGGCATCTCCCTTGATGGTCTGATGGCCCGGATGAAGGAGGAAGACTGGGATCGTTTGAGCAACACGAACCTCAAAGGGGTATTTAATTGTTGTCAGGCCGTCACCAAATATATGATGAAGCAACGGTGGGGACGGATTGTCAATATCACGTCAGTTGCGGCTGAGGCAGGAAATGCCGGTCAGGTAGCTTATTCTGCCTCCAAGGCCGGTGTTATCGGGCTTTCAAAATCATTGGCCAGGGAACTTGGTGGGAGAAACATCTGTGTCAATGCTGTGTCTCCCGGCTTCATTGAAACGGACATGACCGCTTTCCTCTCGGATGAGAAGCGACAAAAGGTCAAAAATCAGATACCACTGGCAAGACTTGGGACACCGGAAGATGTGACCGGCGCAGTCGCTTTTCTGGTTTCAGAAGAAGCTAATTATATCACCGGGCAGGTCATACGGGTCAATGGTGGCCTGTATATGTAA
- a CDS encoding DUF177 domain-containing protein, which yields MKLCVMNIPEDGLNLQFSKDGDWFRSFLPEKEKGAFFLQRADVLLSIKRLRETLSIVGNIETIVDVECCRCLEVTSLPLKNEIRYTLVPADDKEKEELELSSEDLEFGYYQDDTVDLDQIIFEQIVLQIPIKVLCKDSCKGLCPHCGISLNMASCNCHADFIDKRLAVLKKVKV from the coding sequence TTGAAGCTCTGTGTAATGAATATACCGGAAGATGGATTGAATCTCCAGTTTTCCAAAGACGGAGACTGGTTTCGTAGTTTCTTGCCAGAAAAAGAAAAAGGAGCGTTTTTCCTTCAGAGGGCCGATGTATTACTTTCTATAAAAAGACTCCGGGAGACCCTATCAATTGTGGGAAACATAGAAACAATCGTTGATGTAGAGTGTTGCCGCTGCTTAGAGGTCACCTCTCTTCCCTTAAAAAATGAAATCAGGTATACCTTAGTTCCGGCTGATGACAAAGAGAAAGAAGAATTAGAGTTGAGTTCCGAAGATCTCGAATTTGGTTATTACCAGGACGATACCGTTGACCTTGACCAGATCATATTTGAACAGATCGTCCTCCAAATCCCGATTAAGGTGCTCTGTAAGGATTCGTGTAAGGGGCTCTGTCCCCATTGCGGGATCAGCCTAAATATGGCAAGCTGTAACTGCCATGCCGACTTTATAGACAAAAGGCTGGCCGTTTTAAAAAAAGTAAAAGTTTAG
- a CDS encoding DEAD/DEAH box helicase has product MKNNYLRRARKNYGTYKINNPVRMQPEVEAVLKNIFVKIGKPPSTQLVPDPFQIQALEAIKRTDCLVIAPTGSGKTWIAEQAILSVFRKGGRCWYASPLKALTNAKWVEFGDHFESENVGILTGDTRENTNAPIIVGTTEILRNQLYDVMYQGGDLNCDLVILDEAHFLGDKDRGVVWEEVMIYLPTRINLLLLSATIGNGHEIAGWLTSIRGKECVVVTEKKRPVPLYPLFLHPSGKIMPYLEKRNLYSRVKEFLDVRRKDHPQGKNSYRFGEIIKVLERFQLLPAIFFLKSRAECDAALKNCPARPVHTEDSIFQQDLKELLNRFPYLKNHKQLRYLSMSRVAAHHAGQLPAWKFLVEAMMKKSHLHAIFATTTVAAGVNFPARTIVLFNSDTFNGHEFSPLKGTEFHQMTGRAGRRGQDEIGFMLAVPGRFMDITHIKHLLFREPEDILSQIRSDFSMVLNLLLSQTPEDIRNIFAKSLATYQRIHRHGGRHAQEEGLNLWDDFCRHLDFLKVEGFVDENNRLTENGIWASKLRLDQPILIAECLRQHALPEEDEKLLAAAVAPFVYDGDHDVKIYGKKSYRRLTRAYNKVIAVLGPLSERMKAAGFTVSPLFFWTGALIYDWARGGNWEEIMQKMDIAEGDMAMLILRTADNLRQIASLKETHPEMAALAVRARKAILREPVVFE; this is encoded by the coding sequence ATGAAAAACAACTATCTGCGAAGAGCCAGAAAAAATTACGGAACGTATAAAATCAACAATCCGGTAAGAATGCAGCCGGAAGTGGAAGCAGTACTTAAAAATATCTTTGTAAAAATCGGGAAGCCCCCCTCGACGCAATTAGTCCCGGACCCATTTCAGATACAGGCACTGGAAGCGATCAAAAGGACGGATTGTCTTGTCATAGCCCCAACTGGATCTGGAAAAACGTGGATTGCCGAACAGGCGATTCTCTCCGTTTTCCGTAAAGGGGGGCGCTGCTGGTATGCCTCTCCTCTGAAAGCCCTGACCAATGCCAAGTGGGTAGAATTTGGCGATCATTTTGAGAGCGAAAATGTGGGGATACTGACAGGGGATACCAGAGAAAACACCAATGCCCCGATCATCGTCGGTACAACGGAAATCCTGAGGAATCAGCTCTACGACGTCATGTACCAGGGTGGTGATTTAAATTGTGATCTCGTTATTTTAGACGAGGCCCATTTTCTGGGAGACAAAGACAGGGGTGTGGTCTGGGAAGAGGTCATGATCTACCTGCCGACAAGGATAAATCTCCTCCTTCTCTCTGCTACAATCGGAAATGGTCATGAGATTGCCGGATGGCTTACCTCTATACGGGGTAAGGAATGTGTGGTCGTAACAGAGAAAAAGAGACCTGTTCCCCTCTATCCATTGTTTCTCCACCCTTCCGGGAAGATCATGCCCTACCTGGAAAAGAGAAACCTTTACAGCAGGGTAAAGGAGTTTCTCGATGTGAGACGCAAAGACCATCCCCAGGGGAAAAACTCTTACCGCTTCGGGGAAATTATCAAGGTACTGGAGAGGTTTCAACTTCTACCTGCCATCTTTTTCCTTAAATCACGAGCGGAATGTGATGCGGCGCTGAAAAACTGCCCGGCCCGGCCTGTTCATACCGAAGACAGTATCTTCCAGCAAGACCTAAAAGAACTCCTTAACCGCTTTCCCTACCTGAAAAATCACAAACAATTGCGTTATCTAAGCATGTCACGGGTGGCAGCCCATCATGCCGGACAACTCCCCGCCTGGAAATTCCTGGTAGAAGCAATGATGAAAAAGAGTCACCTTCATGCCATCTTTGCCACGACTACTGTCGCGGCAGGCGTCAATTTCCCCGCCAGAACCATTGTTTTGTTTAACTCGGATACCTTCAACGGTCATGAATTCAGTCCCTTAAAGGGTACAGAATTCCACCAGATGACGGGCAGGGCGGGCAGGCGGGGGCAGGACGAGATCGGATTCATGCTGGCCGTTCCGGGAAGGTTCATGGACATCACCCACATTAAGCATCTCCTGTTCAGAGAGCCTGAAGACATCTTAAGCCAGATACGTAGCGACTTTTCCATGGTCTTGAATCTTCTTCTCTCCCAAACACCGGAGGACATCAGAAATATCTTTGCAAAGTCCTTAGCCACCTATCAGCGTATCCACCGTCATGGGGGGAGGCATGCGCAAGAAGAAGGATTAAACCTGTGGGATGATTTCTGCAGGCATTTAGATTTCTTAAAGGTAGAAGGGTTTGTGGATGAAAACAATCGCCTTACAGAAAATGGCATCTGGGCCTCAAAATTGAGGCTGGACCAGCCCATTCTTATTGCCGAATGCTTGCGGCAACATGCCTTACCGGAAGAGGACGAGAAACTCTTGGCGGCGGCGGTTGCCCCGTTCGTCTATGACGGAGACCATGATGTTAAGATATACGGAAAAAAGTCTTACCGAAGACTAACCCGTGCCTATAATAAAGTCATCGCCGTACTGGGGCCCCTGTCAGAGCGTATGAAAGCTGCGGGGTTTACCGTGAGCCCCCTGTTTTTTTGGACAGGTGCGTTAATATACGACTGGGCAAGAGGTGGCAACTGGGAGGAAATCATGCAGAAGATGGATATAGCCGAGGGAGATATGGCGATGCTTATCCTGAGAACTGCTGATAACCTGCGGCAGATTGCATCATTGAAAGAGACGCACCCTGAGATGGCGGCGCTTGCCGTCAGGGCGAGAAAAGCGATTTTGAGAGAACCCGTGGTTTTTGAATAG
- a CDS encoding isochorismatase family protein — MANPVSKPISPQAGDVLVVIDVQNCFLPEGSLAVSEGDRIIPPLNHAIEIFEKRNLPIFFSRDWHPPDHCSFREQGGPWPSHGVQDTEGARFSPHLKVPKVATIISKGTETEKEEYSALYGRDAMGNTLYQHLRKFGIRRIFVGGLATDYCVLNTVRDVLKEGYEVYVLTDAIRAVDANKGDGERSLREMAGKGAKTITTEGIGQ; from the coding sequence GTGGCAAATCCAGTCAGCAAACCAATATCTCCCCAGGCCGGAGATGTCCTGGTGGTAATTGATGTTCAGAATTGCTTCCTTCCGGAAGGTTCCCTTGCCGTTTCTGAGGGAGACAGGATTATTCCACCTTTAAACCACGCCATTGAAATATTTGAGAAGAGAAACCTCCCTATCTTCTTTTCCCGGGATTGGCATCCACCCGATCACTGTTCGTTTCGAGAACAGGGCGGTCCCTGGCCCTCCCATGGTGTCCAGGATACAGAAGGGGCAAGATTTTCTCCCCATCTGAAGGTGCCGAAGGTGGCCACCATCATCTCAAAGGGTACAGAGACAGAGAAAGAGGAGTACTCGGCATTATATGGGCGGGATGCGATGGGAAATACGTTATATCAGCACCTGCGTAAGTTCGGAATCAGGAGAATATTCGTCGGTGGACTGGCTACCGATTACTGTGTCTTGAATACTGTCAGAGACGTTCTGAAGGAGGGATATGAGGTATACGTCTTAACCGATGCTATCCGTGCCGTGGATGCGAACAAGGGCGATGGGGAGAGGTCCCTGAGAGAGATGGCGGGAAAAGGGGCAAAAACCATAACAACTGAGGGGATCGGGCAATGA
- a CDS encoding 4Fe-4S binding protein, translating to MYSKKVVIRYPADIVEQPIIYQLVKKYDLVFNILKARVFPRREGMMVLELGGLKENFDHGIRFLKEKGLRVEPLSKSVSQNPEKCVHCGACTAFCPTDALSFERPSMKVFFDPEKCNGCEFCVTACPVRAMEVNLF from the coding sequence ATGTACTCAAAAAAGGTGGTAATACGCTATCCGGCAGATATTGTGGAACAACCCATCATATACCAACTGGTAAAGAAGTATGACCTTGTGTTCAATATCCTCAAGGCGCGGGTCTTCCCCCGCAGAGAGGGGATGATGGTACTTGAGCTGGGCGGTTTGAAAGAAAACTTTGATCACGGGATCCGCTTTCTAAAAGAAAAGGGACTCAGGGTCGAGCCACTTTCAAAAAGCGTCAGCCAGAATCCAGAAAAATGTGTGCACTGTGGAGCCTGTACGGCCTTCTGTCCAACAGATGCCCTGTCCTTTGAGAGGCCATCCATGAAAGTCTTCTTTGATCCGGAAAAGTGCAACGGATGCGAATTCTGCGTGACAGCCTGCCCTGTAAGAGCCATGGAGGTCAACCTCTTTTAA
- a CDS encoding aconitate hydratase, with amino-acid sequence MGKTITEKIIEAHLLSGRFIPGEEIGIRIDQTLTQDATGTMAYLQFESLNIPRVKTELAVSYIDHNTVQIGFENADDHRYLQSVAQKYGIYLSRPGNGICHQVHLERFGKPGKTLIGSDSHTPTGGALGMLALGAGGLDVALAMAGEPFYFTCPYVVKIVLTGKLPPWVSAKDIVLKVLELFTTKGNVGCVFEYGGEGTATLSVPERATIANMGAECGVTTSIFPSDEMTALFLKAQQREMDWVEIKADPDAAYHRIVDINLSELAPLTARPHSPDNISAVRDVGEIEVNQVCIGSCTNSSYRDLATAAMILRGKAARPGVSLVVAPGSRQVLENLLRDGYLADMIAAGARLAENACGFCIGNSQSPQGKAVSLRTSNRNFPGRSGTRDADVYLVSPETAAAAALTGRFTDPRDLGIPYPEIRMPERFYIDDRMIIKPGDTQEPTTVEIYRGPNIGPPPKSHPLPETIAGVVAIKAGDNITTDHIIPAGDRMKYRSNIPKYAEFVFDLLDKNFPARAKKARDEGKHNIIVAGLSYGQGSSREHAAICPMFLGVKAVIARSFERIHAANLINFGIVPLTFKGEGDYNRLEQGDSQEIPDIKRMIEEDGKITVKNLSQGTSFEVICDISARQKKILLAGGILNL; translated from the coding sequence ATGGGCAAAACAATCACAGAAAAAATCATCGAGGCACATCTCCTCTCCGGCAGATTTATCCCCGGAGAAGAGATAGGTATCAGGATTGATCAGACCTTAACCCAGGATGCCACAGGAACAATGGCCTACCTACAGTTCGAGTCGCTGAATATCCCAAGGGTCAAAACCGAATTAGCGGTAAGTTATATTGATCATAACACCGTCCAGATCGGGTTTGAGAATGCAGACGACCACCGGTACCTTCAGAGTGTAGCGCAAAAGTATGGTATTTACCTCTCAAGACCGGGAAACGGCATCTGCCATCAGGTACATCTTGAGAGGTTTGGAAAACCAGGAAAGACCCTGATTGGTTCTGATAGTCATACCCCAACAGGCGGGGCTCTCGGGATGCTTGCCCTCGGTGCAGGTGGGCTTGATGTGGCCCTCGCCATGGCAGGTGAGCCATTCTATTTCACCTGCCCTTACGTGGTCAAGATCGTCCTCACTGGTAAACTCCCCCCCTGGGTCTCGGCAAAGGATATCGTCCTTAAGGTCCTGGAGTTATTCACCACAAAGGGAAACGTGGGTTGTGTTTTTGAATACGGAGGTGAAGGGACCGCCACCCTTTCGGTGCCGGAGAGGGCAACGATCGCCAACATGGGGGCGGAATGCGGTGTGACCACCTCCATTTTCCCCAGCGATGAGATGACAGCGCTTTTCCTGAAGGCACAGCAACGGGAAATGGATTGGGTAGAGATTAAGGCCGACCCGGATGCCGCATACCACCGGATTGTGGATATCAATCTGTCGGAACTGGCGCCACTCACCGCAAGGCCGCATAGCCCCGATAACATCAGCGCTGTCAGGGATGTGGGCGAAATTGAGGTGAATCAGGTCTGTATCGGGAGCTGTACAAACTCTTCCTACAGGGATCTGGCGACGGCAGCCATGATCCTGCGGGGGAAGGCGGCACGCCCGGGAGTCAGCCTCGTCGTTGCACCTGGTTCCAGACAGGTTCTGGAGAATCTTCTCCGAGACGGTTACCTTGCCGACATGATCGCCGCCGGGGCGAGACTCGCGGAAAATGCCTGCGGTTTCTGCATCGGCAATAGCCAGAGCCCCCAGGGGAAAGCCGTTTCGCTGAGGACATCGAACAGAAACTTTCCCGGCAGGTCGGGTACAAGGGACGCCGATGTCTATCTTGTGAGTCCCGAAACCGCTGCTGCCGCCGCACTCACAGGCAGGTTCACCGATCCGCGCGACCTCGGTATCCCCTACCCGGAGATCAGAATGCCGGAACGTTTCTATATTGACGACAGGATGATCATCAAGCCCGGTGATACGCAGGAACCAACGACCGTCGAGATATACAGGGGGCCGAATATCGGCCCGCCACCCAAAAGCCATCCTCTCCCCGAAACGATTGCCGGTGTGGTCGCCATCAAGGCAGGGGATAACATTACCACCGATCATATCATCCCCGCCGGTGACAGGATGAAGTACCGCTCCAATATACCTAAATATGCCGAATTCGTTTTTGATCTCCTGGACAAAAACTTCCCCGCACGGGCGAAAAAAGCAAGAGATGAGGGGAAACACAATATCATCGTGGCCGGGCTTTCCTACGGACAGGGTTCATCAAGAGAACATGCCGCCATCTGCCCCATGTTCTTAGGCGTAAAGGCTGTCATTGCCAGATCATTTGAAAGGATTCATGCGGCAAACCTGATCAATTTCGGCATTGTTCCCCTCACATTTAAGGGCGAAGGGGATTACAATCGTCTCGAGCAGGGAGACAGCCAGGAGATACCGGACATTAAAAGGATGATTGAAGAAGACGGAAAGATAACTGTTAAAAATCTGTCGCAAGGAACGTCTTTCGAGGTCATCTGTGACATCTCCGCCAGACAGAAAAAAATACTACTGGCAGGCGGTATCCTCAACCTTTAG